The following DNA comes from Bacillota bacterium.
AATTCTATGAAGGGCTTTTTCATAAAAAGTGCAATTCGAGGTTTAACTATCAAGAAGTAAATCTGGAATTAGCCCAAGTCGAAAATATCTTAATTTTATGTGGTTGCGAAAAATCCTTAGAGCCTTTTCGTAATACTAAGGCAACATTCTTAGTTGATTCAGTTGCCGAGTTCAGAGATTATTTATTAAAGCATGACGCTATTATAATAAGGGATTTAAAAAGGGTGCCTACCGGAGCCAATATGACAGTGAAACACGCAGATGGAACGATTGTTGAGTATGTTGAACATGATTGAATTATAAGTTTTAGATAATTTATGATATACTTAATTTTAAA
Coding sequences within:
- a CDS encoding VOC family protein → MIIKQVLTRIYVHDINRAIEFYEGLFHKKCNSRFNYQEVNLELAQVENILILCGCEKSLEPFRNTKATFLVDSVAEFRDYLLKHDAIIIRDLKRVPTGANMTVKHADGTIVEYVEHD